From Diaminobutyricibacter sp. McL0608, one genomic window encodes:
- the rplQ gene encoding 50S ribosomal protein L17 has translation MPKPTKGPRLGGGPAHERLLLANLAAALFTHKSIKTTETKAKRLRPLAERLITFAKRGDLHARRRVLGVIGDKAVVHELFTEIAPLVAEREGGYTRITKLGFRKGDNAPMAQIELVLEPVTPKVKSTKSSSKAAPKAAKVEEAPVEETAAETAAEETEVAEAEVVEEATGDAEAAEAEETTAEAEAEKA, from the coding sequence ATGCCTAAGCCAACCAAGGGCCCCCGCCTCGGAGGCGGACCGGCTCACGAGCGCCTGCTGCTCGCCAACCTGGCTGCTGCCCTGTTCACCCACAAGAGCATCAAGACGACCGAGACCAAGGCCAAGCGCCTTCGTCCGCTCGCTGAGCGCCTGATCACGTTCGCCAAGCGTGGCGACCTGCACGCGCGCCGTCGCGTGCTCGGCGTGATCGGTGACAAGGCCGTCGTCCACGAGCTCTTCACGGAGATCGCACCGCTCGTCGCCGAGCGCGAGGGCGGCTACACCCGCATCACGAAGCTCGGCTTCCGCAAGGGCGACAACGCCCCCATGGCGCAGATCGAGCTCGTTCTCGAGCCCGTCACCCCGAAGGTGAAGTCGACCAAGTCGTCCTCCAAGGCTGCTCCGAAGGCCGCCAAGGTGGAGGAGGCTCCGGTCGAGGAGACCGCCGCTGAGACCGCCGCCGAGGAGACCGAGGTCGCCGAGGCCGAGGTCGTCGAAGAGGCCACTGGCGACGCTGAGGCTGCCGAGGCAGAAGAGACCACCGCTGAGGCGGAGGCCGAGAAGGCCTGA
- the rpsE gene encoding 30S ribosomal protein S5 → MAAEAPVETAASTISTQNEPREARRGGRERNPNRDRGSRDSEKSQFLERVVTINRVSKVVKGGRRFSFTALVVVGDGNGLVGVGYGKAREVPLAISKGVEEAKKNFFRVPRVGNTIPHPVQGEAAAGVVMLRPASAGTGVIAGGPVRAVLECAGIHDVLSKSLGSSNTINIVHATVVALKQLEEPRAVAARRGLDYDQVAPARLLRTEAALAEAAATAKAGA, encoded by the coding sequence GTGGCCGCAGAGGCGCCGGTGGAAACCGCCGCATCCACGATCTCCACGCAGAACGAGCCTCGCGAGGCCCGTCGTGGTGGTCGTGAGCGCAACCCCAACCGTGATCGCGGCAGCCGCGACTCCGAGAAGAGCCAGTTCCTCGAGCGCGTTGTGACGATCAACCGCGTCTCGAAGGTCGTCAAGGGCGGACGTCGCTTCAGCTTCACCGCGCTCGTCGTGGTCGGAGACGGCAACGGTCTCGTCGGTGTCGGCTACGGCAAGGCCCGCGAGGTGCCGCTGGCGATCTCAAAGGGCGTCGAGGAGGCGAAGAAGAACTTCTTCCGCGTCCCCCGCGTCGGCAACACGATCCCGCACCCCGTCCAGGGTGAGGCGGCCGCAGGCGTCGTCATGCTGCGCCCGGCGTCCGCCGGTACCGGTGTTATCGCCGGTGGCCCGGTCCGCGCCGTCCTCGAGTGCGCCGGTATCCACGATGTGCTCAGCAAGTCGCTCGGTTCGTCGAACACGATCAACATCGTGCACGCGACCGTCGTGGCGCTGAAGCAGCTCGAGGAGCCGCGCGCCGTCGCAGCCCGTCGTGGGCTCGACTACGACCAGGTGGCTCCGGCTCGCCTGCTTCGCACCGAGGCAGCGCTCGCCGAGGCTGCTGCAACCGCCAAGGCAGGTGCATGA
- the infA gene encoding translation initiation factor IF-1 translates to MAKKDGVIEIEGSVVEALPNAMFRVELTNGHKVLAHISGKMRQHYIRILPEDRVIVELSPYDLTRGRIVYRYK, encoded by the coding sequence ATGGCCAAAAAAGACGGCGTCATCGAGATCGAAGGATCTGTGGTCGAAGCTCTGCCCAACGCGATGTTCCGCGTTGAGCTGACGAACGGGCACAAGGTGCTTGCCCACATCTCGGGCAAGATGCGTCAGCACTACATCCGCATCCTCCCGGAGGACCGCGTGATCGTGGAGCTGAGTCCTTATGACCTGACCCGCGGCCGTATCGTCTACCGCTACAAGTAA
- the secY gene encoding preprotein translocase subunit SecY, translated as MFSAVARIFRTPDLRKKIAFTLGIIALFRLGSFIPAPFVDFGNVQTCLAANQDTSGLYSLVNLFSGGALLKLSIFALGIMPYITASIIVQLLRVVIPHFETLYKEGQAGQSKLTQYTRYLTIALGVLQSTTLITVARSGALFGTTSVSQCTQLITDDSWYAILLMVLTMTAGTGLIMWMGELVTERGIGNGMSLLIFTSIAAQFPPSLIAIAQTQNVETLIVVLAIGLLIVAAVVFVEQSQRRIPVQYAKRMVGRRTYGGNNTYIPIKVNMAGVVPVIFASSLLYLPALIAQFNQPKAGQAPAAWVTWITNYLTKGDHPLYMLLYFLLIVGFTYFYVAITFNPEEVADNMKKYGGFIPGIRAGRPTAEYLDYVLTRVTLPGSIYLGLIALIPLIAFSVLGASQNFMFGGTSILIIVGVGLETVKQIDSQLQQRHYEGLLR; from the coding sequence TTGTTTAGCGCCGTCGCGCGGATCTTCCGCACGCCAGACCTTCGCAAGAAGATCGCCTTCACCCTGGGCATCATCGCCCTCTTCCGGCTGGGCTCGTTCATACCCGCGCCCTTCGTGGACTTCGGCAACGTGCAGACCTGTCTCGCGGCCAACCAGGACACGTCCGGTCTCTACTCGCTCGTCAACCTCTTCAGTGGTGGCGCGCTCCTCAAACTCTCGATCTTCGCGCTCGGCATCATGCCGTACATCACCGCGTCGATCATCGTGCAGCTCCTGCGCGTGGTCATCCCTCACTTCGAAACGCTGTACAAAGAGGGCCAGGCCGGCCAGAGCAAGCTCACGCAGTACACGCGTTACCTGACGATCGCACTCGGCGTGCTCCAGTCGACGACGCTGATCACGGTCGCGCGAAGCGGCGCCCTCTTCGGCACCACCAGCGTCTCCCAGTGCACGCAGCTGATCACCGACGACTCGTGGTACGCGATACTCCTCATGGTCCTGACCATGACCGCCGGTACGGGCCTCATCATGTGGATGGGCGAGCTCGTCACCGAGCGCGGCATCGGCAACGGCATGTCGCTGCTCATCTTCACGTCGATCGCGGCACAGTTCCCGCCGTCGCTGATCGCGATCGCGCAGACGCAGAACGTCGAGACCCTGATCGTGGTCCTCGCGATCGGGTTGCTGATCGTCGCGGCCGTGGTGTTCGTCGAGCAATCGCAGCGGCGCATCCCCGTGCAGTATGCGAAGCGGATGGTCGGCCGTCGCACCTATGGCGGCAACAACACGTACATCCCGATCAAGGTGAACATGGCCGGTGTCGTGCCCGTCATCTTCGCGTCGTCACTGTTGTACCTGCCCGCGCTCATCGCGCAGTTCAACCAACCCAAGGCCGGCCAGGCGCCTGCGGCCTGGGTGACGTGGATCACCAACTACCTCACCAAGGGCGACCACCCGCTCTACATGCTGCTGTACTTCCTGCTCATCGTCGGGTTCACGTACTTCTATGTCGCGATCACCTTCAACCCTGAAGAAGTCGCCGACAACATGAAGAAGTACGGCGGGTTCATCCCCGGTATCCGTGCCGGGCGGCCCACAGCCGAATACCTCGACTACGTGCTGACCCGAGTGACCCTGCCGGGCTCGATCTACCTCGGCTTGATCGCGCTGATCCCGCTCATAGCGTTCTCGGTGCTGGGGGCGAGTCAGAACTTCATGTTCGGCGGAACCTCCATCCTGATCATCGTCGGCGTCGGCCTGGAGACGGTCAAGCAGATCGACTCCCAACTCCAGCAGCGCCATTACGAAGGGCTGCTTCGATGA
- a CDS encoding DNA-directed RNA polymerase subunit alpha: MLIAQRPTLAEENISEFRSRFVIEPLEPGFGYTLGNSLRRTLLSSIPGAAVTSIRIDGVLHEFSTVPGVKEDVTEIILNIKGLVVSSEHDEPITAYLRKTGAGQVTAADISAPAGVEIHNPELVIATLNDKAKFEVELTIERGRGYVSATQNRNEYSEAGQIPIDSIYSPVLKVTYRVEATRAGERTDFDRLVVDVETKPAISPRDAIASAGRTLTELFGLARELNSAAEGIEIGPAPVDQVLSSELSMPIEDLDLSVRSYNCLKREGINTVSELVSLSETQLMNIRNFGQKSVDEVKDKLVEMGLSLKDSVPGFDGAHFYSGYEDDENI, from the coding sequence GTGCTCATTGCACAGCGTCCCACGCTCGCCGAAGAAAACATCTCGGAGTTCCGCTCGCGGTTCGTCATCGAGCCCCTCGAGCCGGGCTTCGGTTACACCCTCGGGAACTCGCTTCGCCGCACGCTCCTCTCTTCCATCCCCGGCGCTGCTGTCACCAGCATCCGCATCGACGGCGTTCTCCACGAGTTCAGCACCGTTCCCGGTGTGAAAGAAGACGTCACCGAGATCATCCTCAACATCAAGGGCCTCGTCGTCTCGAGCGAGCACGATGAGCCCATCACGGCCTACCTGCGCAAGACCGGCGCCGGTCAGGTCACCGCTGCCGACATCTCGGCACCCGCGGGCGTGGAGATCCACAACCCCGAGCTCGTCATCGCGACCCTCAATGACAAGGCGAAGTTCGAGGTCGAGCTGACCATCGAGCGCGGCCGCGGCTACGTCTCGGCGACCCAGAACCGCAACGAGTACAGCGAAGCGGGTCAGATCCCGATCGACTCGATCTACTCGCCCGTGCTCAAGGTCACCTACCGCGTCGAGGCGACGCGTGCCGGTGAGCGCACCGACTTCGACCGCCTCGTGGTCGACGTGGAGACCAAGCCTGCGATCAGCCCGCGCGACGCGATCGCATCCGCCGGTCGCACGCTCACCGAGCTGTTCGGTCTCGCCCGCGAGCTCAACAGCGCGGCCGAGGGCATCGAGATCGGCCCCGCGCCGGTCGACCAGGTGCTCAGCTCCGAGCTGTCGATGCCGATCGAGGACCTCGACCTGTCGGTCCGCTCGTACAACTGCCTCAAGCGTGAGGGCATCAACACCGTCAGCGAGCTCGTTTCGCTGTCGGAGACCCAGCTCATGAACATCCGCAACTTCGGACAGAAGTCGGTGGATGAGGTCAAGGACAAGCTCGTTGAGATGGGGCTTTCGCTGAAGGACTCGGTTCCCGGGTTCGACGGCGCCCACTTCTACAGCGGCTACGAAGACGACGAGAACATCTAA
- a CDS encoding acyltransferase family protein: MTSTINAPARGTALPESGSERNGTPGAKRFGGLDGLRALAVLGVVVYHLFPGFLPGGFIGVDVFFVISGFLITSLLMRERSATGRIDLRTFWVRRGRRLLPALVAVMLACATAAALIGGSVLTAIGRQLLGAATFSSNWLDIASDSSYFARDTPELFRNLWSLAVEEQFYVVWPALLLAIVLIRHWGVRVAIVSAIAIASAVEMAFLYAPGSDATRVYFGSDTHSFGLALGAVLALVISRIKPLNLDAGESGLQWFIRRMLPGVGVAALVALGAAAWLMHDDSGFTYQGGLALVSVLAALVIWAAVSSQSRLGRSLDAAPLRFVGTRSYGIYLWHWPVFVLVTAVVAREASPAPAWQVGLIALGITAVAALVSFRFIETPIRRLGVRGTVRHVVHRARDSRAARIAAIATLAAATLLTAGTVTAVVIAPQHTDAQDFIERGQQALTKPGHAVPGESAHPPTPRGAPDPHPVATGDQIMAIGDSVMLASAPSLQETFPGIRIDAVVSRQMRAAPSILQAAKDAGTLRKVVLIGLGTNGSISESTLDELQQIAGTDHQFVFVTVQAPRGWTDGVNAELDTFAGTHQKTVALAEWKSAITPHLDLLAEDHIHPGSRGGRIYAAAIDDALHRLAERSPVRPYTVWGDDGPRPQ, from the coding sequence ATGACTTCCACCATCAACGCTCCAGCACGGGGCACAGCCCTGCCCGAAAGCGGCAGCGAGCGCAACGGCACGCCCGGTGCGAAGCGTTTCGGCGGACTCGACGGGCTTCGCGCCCTCGCCGTTCTGGGCGTGGTCGTCTACCACCTCTTCCCCGGTTTCCTGCCCGGCGGGTTCATCGGGGTCGACGTGTTCTTTGTCATCAGCGGCTTCCTCATCACGAGTCTGCTGATGCGCGAGCGTTCCGCAACCGGGCGGATCGATCTGCGCACGTTCTGGGTCCGGCGGGGTCGCCGACTGCTTCCGGCGCTCGTCGCCGTGATGCTCGCCTGCGCGACAGCCGCGGCCCTGATCGGCGGCTCCGTACTCACGGCCATCGGGCGGCAACTCCTCGGAGCAGCGACGTTCAGCAGCAACTGGCTCGACATCGCCTCCGACAGCAGCTATTTCGCCAGGGACACGCCTGAGCTCTTCCGCAACCTGTGGTCACTCGCGGTCGAGGAGCAGTTCTATGTGGTCTGGCCGGCCCTCCTGCTCGCGATCGTCCTGATCCGCCACTGGGGCGTCCGCGTCGCGATCGTCTCGGCGATCGCCATCGCGTCGGCGGTCGAGATGGCATTTCTTTACGCGCCCGGCAGCGACGCGACGCGGGTCTACTTCGGCTCGGACACGCACAGCTTCGGACTCGCGCTGGGTGCGGTGCTCGCGCTCGTCATCAGCCGGATCAAGCCACTGAACCTCGATGCCGGCGAGTCCGGGCTGCAGTGGTTCATCCGCCGGATGCTCCCCGGAGTCGGTGTCGCCGCCCTGGTCGCACTCGGCGCAGCGGCGTGGCTGATGCACGACGACAGCGGCTTCACCTACCAGGGCGGTCTCGCGCTCGTCAGTGTCCTGGCTGCGCTCGTCATCTGGGCAGCCGTGTCTTCGCAGTCCCGGCTGGGCCGCTCGCTCGACGCCGCGCCGCTGCGGTTCGTCGGCACACGCTCGTACGGCATCTACCTCTGGCACTGGCCCGTGTTCGTGCTCGTGACCGCGGTCGTCGCGCGCGAGGCCTCCCCCGCGCCCGCCTGGCAGGTCGGTCTCATCGCGCTTGGAATCACCGCAGTCGCCGCGCTGGTCTCATTCCGGTTCATCGAGACCCCGATCAGGCGACTTGGAGTCCGCGGCACGGTGCGGCACGTCGTGCACCGGGCGCGAGACTCAAGAGCGGCTCGAATCGCTGCGATCGCGACGCTTGCCGCAGCAACCCTTCTGACGGCCGGGACCGTCACCGCGGTCGTCATCGCCCCGCAGCACACGGATGCGCAGGACTTCATCGAACGCGGACAGCAGGCGCTCACGAAACCGGGACACGCGGTCCCGGGCGAGTCCGCTCATCCGCCCACTCCACGCGGTGCGCCCGACCCCCACCCGGTGGCCACCGGCGACCAGATCATGGCGATCGGTGACTCGGTCATGCTCGCATCGGCGCCGTCGCTGCAGGAGACGTTCCCGGGCATCCGGATCGACGCCGTAGTCTCGCGACAGATGCGCGCCGCGCCGAGCATCCTGCAAGCGGCGAAGGATGCGGGAACACTCCGCAAGGTCGTGCTCATCGGGCTCGGAACGAACGGGTCGATCTCGGAGTCCACACTCGACGAGTTGCAACAGATCGCCGGGACCGACCATCAGTTCGTCTTCGTCACCGTGCAGGCCCCCCGAGGCTGGACCGACGGGGTGAACGCCGAACTCGACACCTTCGCCGGGACGCACCAGAAGACGGTCGCCCTCGCGGAATGGAAGAGCGCGATCACACCGCACCTCGACCTTCTCGCCGAAGACCACATCCACCCGGGCAGCCGGGGCGGGCGCATCTACGCGGCAGCCATTGACGATGCGCTCCATCGCCTGGCCGAACGGTCACCGGTCAGGCCGTACACCGTGTGGGGCGACGACGGGCCGCGCCCGCAGTAG
- the rpsK gene encoding 30S ribosomal protein S11 — translation MAAPKSAVRKPRKKEKKNIAVGQAHIKSTFNNTIVSITDTTGAVISWASSGGVGFKGSRKSTPFAAQLAAESAARQAQEHGMKKVDVFVKGPGSGRETAIRSLQAAGLEVGSINDVTPQAHNGCRPPKRRRV, via the coding sequence ATGGCAGCACCCAAGTCGGCCGTACGGAAGCCGCGCAAGAAAGAAAAGAAGAACATCGCCGTGGGCCAGGCCCACATCAAGAGCACGTTCAACAACACCATCGTCTCGATCACCGACACCACCGGTGCGGTCATCAGCTGGGCATCCTCGGGTGGCGTCGGCTTCAAGGGTTCGCGCAAGTCGACCCCGTTCGCCGCTCAGCTCGCCGCCGAGTCGGCTGCGCGCCAGGCGCAGGAGCACGGCATGAAGAAGGTTGACGTCTTCGTCAAGGGACCGGGTTCGGGCCGCGAAACTGCGATCCGTTCCCTGCAGGCCGCAGGCCTCGAGGTCGGGTCGATCAACGATGTGACGCCGCAGGCGCACAACGGTTGCCGTCCGCCCAAGCGCCGCCGCGTCTAA
- the rplR gene encoding 50S ribosomal protein L18, with protein MALGTRGKSKSAARDRRHTRLRKKIEGTAVRPRLVVTRSARHVFVQVVDDSKGHTLASASTLEADLRTFDGDKTAKARKVGELVAERAKTAGVDAVVFDRGGSKYAGRVAAVAEGAREGGLNL; from the coding sequence ATGGCTCTCGGAACCAGAGGAAAGAGCAAGTCCGCAGCGCGTGACCGCCGCCACACCCGTCTTCGCAAGAAGATCGAGGGAACCGCGGTTCGTCCGCGCCTGGTGGTCACCCGTTCCGCACGTCACGTCTTCGTCCAGGTCGTCGACGACAGCAAGGGTCACACCCTTGCGTCGGCATCGACCCTCGAGGCTGACCTGCGCACCTTCGACGGCGACAAGACCGCGAAGGCCCGCAAGGTCGGCGAACTCGTCGCCGAGCGTGCAAAGACCGCCGGCGTCGACGCCGTCGTATTCGACCGTGGTGGCAGCAAGTACGCGGGACGCGTCGCAGCTGTCGCCGAGGGAGCTCGAGAGGGTGGATTGAACCTGTGA
- the rplO gene encoding 50S ribosomal protein L15 has product MADEKEATTAKAVKAADKPAAEKKAAAPKAAAKKAPAKAASTSAEKPAAEKKAPAKASSSKAAAASDGTTAAKAEKPAAKADKPAAKAAQTENREHVLKVHHLRPAAGSKKDRTRVGRGEGSKGKTAGRGTKGTKARYQVRPGFQGGQLPFHMRAPKLRGFKNPFRVEYQVVNLEKLAELYPSGGDVTITDLVAKGAVRKNEKVKVLGNGDIAVKLNVAVDKVSGSAEQKILAAGGSVK; this is encoded by the coding sequence ATGGCTGACGAGAAGGAAGCAACCACGGCCAAGGCCGTCAAGGCTGCTGACAAGCCCGCCGCTGAGAAGAAGGCCGCCGCCCCCAAGGCAGCGGCGAAGAAGGCGCCTGCGAAGGCTGCCTCGACCTCGGCTGAGAAGCCGGCCGCCGAGAAGAAGGCGCCCGCCAAGGCTTCGTCGTCGAAGGCTGCTGCAGCCTCCGACGGCACGACCGCCGCGAAGGCCGAGAAGCCTGCTGCGAAGGCCGACAAGCCTGCTGCCAAGGCTGCGCAGACGGAGAACCGCGAGCACGTGCTCAAGGTGCACCACCTGCGTCCCGCCGCCGGTTCCAAGAAGGACCGGACCCGCGTTGGACGCGGTGAGGGTTCGAAGGGTAAGACGGCCGGCCGTGGTACCAAGGGTACGAAGGCTCGCTACCAGGTCCGCCCCGGCTTCCAGGGTGGCCAGCTCCCGTTCCACATGCGGGCTCCGAAGCTTCGCGGCTTCAAGAACCCGTTCCGCGTCGAGTACCAGGTCGTGAACCTGGAGAAGCTCGCCGAGCTCTACCCGTCGGGCGGCGATGTGACCATCACCGACCTCGTGGCCAAGGGCGCCGTTCGCAAGAACGAGAAGGTCAAGGTTCTCGGCAATGGTGACATTGCGGTTAAGCTGAACGTTGCGGTCGACAAGGTCTCCGGCTCTGCCGAGCAGAAGATCCTCGCCGCTGGTGGCTCTGTCAAGTAG
- the rpmD gene encoding 50S ribosomal protein L30, whose product MAARLKVTQIKSKVSEKQNQRDTLRSLGLKRIGDVVVREDNSQNRGYVNTVAHLVKVEEID is encoded by the coding sequence ATGGCCGCGCGTCTGAAAGTTACCCAGATCAAGTCCAAAGTAAGTGAAAAACAGAACCAGCGCGACACGCTTCGCAGCCTGGGTCTGAAGCGCATCGGTGACGTCGTCGTCCGTGAGGACAATTCGCAGAACCGCGGATACGTCAACACCGTCGCTCACCTGGTGAAGGTCGAGGAGATTGACTAA
- a CDS encoding adenylate kinase, protein MTRVADDSSAQKGARLLIVGPPGSGKGTQAARISSVYGIPDVSTGDIFRFNIKNGTALGMQVKEIVDAGDYVPDSLTNALVTERLEEDDARNGFLLDGYPRTLEQVNYLDRLLAGKGQSLVGVIQLVADRDEVVARLTKRAQEQGRVDDSEEAIRHRQEVYLRETSPLIEVYRGRGLLIEVDGLGDIDEVASRITRALSDRGILPTAERDSESVA, encoded by the coding sequence ATGACCCGTGTCGCTGACGACTCCTCTGCGCAGAAGGGGGCGCGCCTGCTGATCGTGGGCCCGCCCGGCTCCGGCAAGGGAACCCAGGCGGCACGGATCAGCTCGGTCTACGGCATCCCCGACGTGTCCACGGGTGACATCTTCCGCTTCAACATCAAGAACGGCACGGCGCTCGGGATGCAGGTCAAGGAGATCGTCGACGCGGGCGACTACGTTCCCGACAGCCTGACCAACGCGCTGGTGACCGAACGGCTCGAAGAGGACGACGCCCGCAACGGATTCCTCCTCGACGGCTACCCGCGCACGCTCGAACAGGTGAACTACCTCGACCGGCTGCTCGCCGGCAAGGGTCAGAGCCTCGTCGGAGTGATCCAGCTCGTGGCCGATCGCGACGAGGTCGTGGCTCGACTGACCAAGCGCGCGCAGGAGCAGGGCCGGGTCGACGACTCCGAGGAGGCGATCCGCCATCGCCAGGAGGTCTATCTTCGTGAGACGTCGCCACTGATCGAGGTCTACCGCGGCCGCGGCCTCTTGATCGAGGTCGACGGGCTCGGTGACATCGACGAGGTCGCCTCGCGGATCACCCGTGCGCTCTCCGACCGCGGAATCCTGCCGACAGCGGAGCGCGACTCCGAGTCGGTCGCGTAG
- the rpmJ gene encoding 50S ribosomal protein L36, producing the protein MKVKPSVKKICDKCKVIRRNGRVMVICENPRHKQRQG; encoded by the coding sequence ATGAAGGTCAAGCCCTCCGTCAAGAAGATCTGCGATAAGTGCAAGGTCATCCGTCGTAACGGCCGGGTCATGGTCATCTGCGAGAACCCGCGTCACAAGCAACGCCAGGGCTAA
- the map gene encoding type I methionyl aminopeptidase: protein MVFRRSIYKSPAQLRLMVEPGLATAASLDAVAAAIEPGVSTLTLDALAERAIVERGARPNFTLEQGYDHTICASVNDDVVHGIPGDRLLVPGDIVSIDSGAILNGWNGDAARTFVLPDPARRDVFDERLTLSEVTEQSLWRGIARLVTARHLNEVGEAIEDYIVSQGDYGILTDYVGHGIGRSMHEAPPVFNYRVSAKGPEVKPGLVVAIEPMVVLGDPETYVRDDGWTVATEDGSAAAHWEHSVAVHADGIWVLTAADGGAAGLAPFGITPVPIP from the coding sequence ATGGTCTTCCGACGGTCGATCTACAAGTCGCCCGCCCAGCTTCGGCTGATGGTGGAGCCCGGTCTCGCGACCGCCGCGTCGCTCGACGCGGTGGCTGCCGCGATCGAACCGGGCGTCAGCACTCTCACCCTCGACGCGCTCGCGGAGCGGGCGATCGTCGAGCGGGGTGCCCGTCCCAACTTCACATTGGAACAGGGCTACGACCACACCATTTGCGCTTCGGTGAACGACGACGTGGTCCACGGGATCCCCGGTGACCGCCTCCTCGTGCCCGGCGACATCGTCTCGATCGACAGCGGCGCCATCCTGAACGGGTGGAACGGGGATGCGGCACGCACCTTCGTGCTGCCCGACCCGGCACGGCGGGACGTCTTCGACGAGCGACTCACGCTCTCCGAGGTCACCGAGCAGTCCCTGTGGCGAGGCATTGCACGCCTGGTCACCGCTCGCCACCTGAACGAGGTCGGCGAGGCGATCGAGGACTACATCGTCTCGCAAGGCGATTACGGCATCCTCACCGACTACGTCGGCCACGGCATCGGGCGAAGCATGCATGAGGCGCCACCGGTCTTCAACTATCGGGTCAGCGCCAAGGGTCCGGAGGTGAAGCCCGGACTCGTCGTCGCGATCGAGCCGATGGTCGTCCTGGGCGACCCGGAGACGTATGTCCGGGATGACGGATGGACGGTCGCGACAGAGGACGGCTCTGCTGCGGCGCACTGGGAGCACAGCGTCGCGGTCCACGCGGATGGCATCTGGGTACTGACGGCCGCGGATGGCGGGGCGGCCGGCCTCGCCCCATTCGGGATCACTCCCGTTCCCATTCCATAG
- the rpsM gene encoding 30S ribosomal protein S13, translating to MARLAGVDIPREKRVEVALTYIYGVGRTRALKTLADTEIDGNIRVKDLTDDQLVALRDYIEGNYKVEGDLRREVAADIRRKVEIGSYEGIRHRKGLPVRGQRTKTNARTRKGPKRTVAGKKKAR from the coding sequence ATGGCACGTCTAGCCGGCGTTGACATTCCGCGCGAAAAGCGCGTGGAAGTAGCACTGACTTACATCTACGGTGTTGGCCGTACGAGGGCGCTCAAGACCCTCGCCGACACCGAAATCGACGGGAACATCCGCGTCAAGGATCTGACCGACGACCAGCTCGTCGCCCTCCGCGACTACATCGAAGGCAACTACAAGGTTGAAGGTGACCTTCGTCGTGAGGTCGCCGCCGACATCCGACGCAAGGTCGAGATCGGCAGCTACGAGGGCATCCGCCACCGCAAGGGCCTCCCGGTCCGCGGTCAGCGTACCAAGACCAATGCGCGCACCCGTAAGGGTCCGAAGCGCACCGTCGCCGGCAAGAAGAAGGCTCGCTAG
- a CDS encoding GNAT family N-acetyltransferase: MAGTIDDMKPVRDRVTAPPTFQPSHPLITRWRPATFDDVDSVLPLMQAIDSADHPNYVLTREELEEEFGYSFVDLATDSLIGFTADGVPVALGLVVMPPLQETLVRCFLYGGVHPNHRGRGIGRELLVWQRTRAEQRFAASDKRLPAWTMASADARAPQSERLLRHAGFEAVRYFAGLERDLADPIELVDPSENVRIVPFTDALSGKALIARTDSFRDHWGSQPMSDEQWQAWLDGTFRADISFLAVVDGNADEGGEREGSAGEEVVGFVLCQVNEDDWETQGFSGAYIGMVGTTRAHRGRRIAPALLSRTLAACAAQGWQRVTLDVDSASPTGALGLYTRMGFVQTNSETSLVRVY; encoded by the coding sequence ATGGCCGGCACGATCGACGACATGAAGCCCGTTCGCGACCGCGTGACGGCGCCGCCGACCTTCCAGCCGTCGCATCCGCTGATCACCCGGTGGCGCCCGGCGACCTTCGACGACGTCGATTCCGTGTTGCCGCTGATGCAGGCGATCGATTCCGCCGATCACCCGAACTACGTGCTCACCCGGGAGGAACTCGAGGAGGAGTTCGGCTATTCGTTCGTCGACCTCGCCACCGACTCCCTCATCGGCTTCACCGCCGATGGGGTCCCCGTCGCGCTCGGGCTGGTGGTGATGCCGCCGCTTCAGGAGACCTTGGTGAGGTGTTTTCTCTATGGCGGCGTGCATCCAAATCACCGGGGCCGCGGCATCGGCCGCGAACTGCTCGTCTGGCAGCGGACGCGCGCCGAGCAGCGATTCGCTGCCTCTGACAAGAGGCTTCCGGCATGGACGATGGCCTCGGCCGATGCGCGCGCACCGCAGAGCGAACGCCTGCTGCGGCATGCGGGTTTCGAGGCCGTGCGGTACTTCGCCGGGCTCGAGCGCGACCTGGCCGATCCGATCGAGCTGGTCGATCCGAGCGAGAACGTCAGGATCGTCCCGTTCACTGACGCTCTTTCCGGCAAGGCGCTGATCGCCCGAACGGACTCGTTCCGAGACCACTGGGGCAGCCAGCCCATGAGCGACGAACAGTGGCAGGCGTGGCTCGACGGCACCTTCCGTGCCGACATCTCCTTTCTCGCGGTCGTCGACGGCAACGCAGACGAGGGGGGCGAACGCGAGGGCAGCGCGGGCGAAGAGGTTGTCGGCTTCGTGCTGTGCCAGGTGAACGAGGACGACTGGGAGACGCAGGGCTTCTCCGGCGCCTACATCGGGATGGTCGGGACGACACGGGCGCATCGCGGTCGCCGGATCGCTCCCGCGCTCCTCTCGCGAACCCTGGCGGCCTGCGCTGCGCAGGGCTGGCAGCGCGTCACCCTCGACGTCGATTCGGCGAGTCCGACGGGTGCGCTTGGCCTGTACACGCGCATGGGTTTCGTGCAGACGAATTCGGAGACCTCGCTGGTCCGGGTCTACTGA